AATTTATCATATGCAAAAGACCAAGTTCCAAATTCATTGTGATATGCAACTCCTAAATATAAAATTGCAATAAACATTAAAAGAGAACCAACCATTGTATAAACAGTTACTTTAATAGTTGTAAAAACTCTATTTCCAAAACCATATTGTCCAATTAATAAAAAAACTGGTAAAAGCATAACTTCCCAAAAGAAATAAAACAGAACAACATCTAAAGCTAGAACAGCACCAGTAACTCCTGTTTGAACTAAAAGCATATTTATCCAATAACCTTTAGTTTTTCCTTCCCATAAAAGTAAATATGAAGTTGGTATTAAAATTGCAATCATCATTAAAATTGTAAGAGAAAATCCATCTAATCCAATATAATAATTAATTCCATAACTCTCAATCCAAGGTACATTTGTTAGAAATTGCATACCTGATGTTGGTTCAAATTCTATATAAATTTTTAAAACAAGTGCAAGAATAACAGTTGTAGTCAAAAAAGCTATATTTCTGATTGTGTTAACATCTCTTGTTGTTATCATCAAACCAAAAGCAACAACTGCAGGTAAAAATATAATAAATGAAAGAATATCTGCACTCATATTATAATCCTAAAGTAATATATAAATATACAAAAATGCAAGTCATACCAACTAACATAAATGCTGCGTAAAATCTAACATTTGCATTTTGTATCATTGCAACTTTTTTACCAATATTTATAAATGTTGTTGATGAACTCATTATAAATGCATCAATAATTTTATCATCAATAATTTTGTCTATAAAAGTTGATAAAGCTTTTGTTGGTTGAACAAATAATGAATCATAAATTTCATCAATATAAAATTTATTTCCAATAAATCCAATCTCTTTCTCTGGTTTTGATAAATCAAAATTTGCATATTTTGCATAAGCTGCCATAATTCCTGTTGCTGCAACAATTATTGATAACGCCATCAATACATATTCAGTTGTATGGTCCATATGAATATGTTTTGAATTTAATTGAGAAAGCCAAGTATCAACAAAATGATTTCCTCCAAAAATTGCAGGAAGATTTAAAAAACCTGCTCCAATTGCACCAATTGCTAAAATTAATAAAGGAATAGTAATAGTTTTTGATGTATAAACATACTCTTCATTGTGATGATTTGGTGCAACAAAAACAATAAAATACATTCTAAACATATAATAAGCTGTCAAAAATGCTGTAAATAGTGCAATTGCCCAAATTAGATATTGCCCTTCTTGAAATGCTGCTGCTAAAATTGCATCTTTTGAGAAAAATCCAGAAAATGGAGGTATTCCTGAAATTGCAATAACTCCCACTAAAAAAGTAAATCCAATAATTGGAAGATTTGCTCTATGTTTTGCAATTTTAAAGATATTTTGTTCATGGTGTAGAGCGATAATAATTCCTCCTGCTCCCATAAATAACATAGCTTTAAAAAATGCGTGAGTAAATACATGGAAAAGCCCAGTTGAATAAAATCCAAGACCAACAGCAATAAACATATAACCTAATTGACTCATTGTTGAATATGCAAGTATTTTTTTAATATCCGTTTGACGTGTAGCTATAATTGCAGCTAGTAGAGCTGAAATGGCTCCAATATAAGCAATAAATAAACCAATTTCTTCAATTCCACTATATAAAAAGTGAAATCTTGCAACCATGTAAACCCCAGCTGTTACCATTGTTGCTGCATGAATTAAAGCTGAAATTGGTGTTGGTCCTGCCATTGCATCAGGAAGCCAAACATAAAGTGGAATTTGTGCTGATTTTCCCATTGCTCCAACAAATAATAAAAACCCTGAGATTACCAATAATTCATTTGAAACATTTGATATATTTGCTTCAATTGTTCCAAATGATAAATCAACTTGACCTAATGCAAAAAATAGAGTTACAACTCCTAGTAAAAAACCAAAATCTCCAACTCTATTTACTATAAATGCTTTATTAGCTGCAAGAACATTCTCTTTGTTCCCATAATAGAATTTGATTAGAAGATATGAACAAACTCCAACACCTTCCCAACCGATAAATAAGATTATTGGATTATCTGCTAAAACTAATATTAACATTGAAGCTAAGAAGAGGTTAAAATAAGCAAAGAACTTACCAAATCCTTCATCATTTTTCATGTAACCAATTGCATAAATATGGATTAACCAACCTACAAAAGTTACAAACATTGACATAAATATTGAAAGATTATCTCCTAAAAAATTCATTTCAATATTTAACTTTTCTACATTTAACCATGTAAAAATATGTTGTTTAAATATAACTTTCTCTTCTAACATTTGAAGAAATAAATTAAGAGTTATTAAAAATGAGATTAAAGGCGTAATTGTTCCAATTAGTGCAAAATATATCTCTGATACTTTTTGCTTTTTTATATGATAAAAATATAAAAAAGCATTTGCTATTGCTCCTAATAATGGAGCTAAAATAATCCAAACTAATAAAGAGGTATTCATGATTTTTCCCCTTGTGAAAGAGTTGTAAAGATATCAGTATCAAGAGATTTTCTTGATCTATATAATAAAATTATTACAGATAGAAAAATCGCAGCTTCTGCAGCAGCAATAGATATAACCATAACTGTAATTATTTGAGGATCTAAATTAAAATGATATCTTGCAAATGTAACTAAAAATAAGTTGATTCCATTTAGCATCATTTCAATTGACATATAAATAACAAAAATATTTTTTCTTGAAATAACACCAATTGCCCCAATAGAAAATAACATCATTGAAACAAATGCATAGGATGTTAGTGAAATCATGTCTAATCCTCCTTACTATTTAGTTTAGATTTTCTTTTTTTTGCAAGAACAACTGAACCTACAAGAGCTATTAGAAGTAAAATAGAGATTAACTCAAAAGAGATAATCCAATTATTATATAGTTCAAGTCCAACAGGTTTTATATCCCCAAAATCACTTTCACTTATTGATAAATCTTTTGAAGGTAGATTTGAAATAGCTTTTAAAACTAAAATATTTAAAGGTATCATAATAGCAACACCTAAAGCAATAAGTTTATATTTGTTTGGTTCTTTTGGTAAATCTTCATCTTTGATATTTAAAAACATCAAAATAAAAAGAATTAAAGTCATAATAGCTCCTGCATAAACTATTATTTGAACTAAAAATAAAAAAGTTGCATTTAAAAGAGCGAACATTCCAGCAACACTCATCATTGTAACTAGAACACCAAGTGCACTATACATTGGACTTTGGTAAACAATCATAGCAATAGCCCCAGTTATAGCAAAAAATGCTAAGGCAATAAAAATTAAATCAGCCATTATTCTAAATCCTTTGCTCTTTCATTAGCCATTAAAGCTTTTTTATCTAAGACAAAATCTTCTCTTTTTGAACCTGTGAATGAAAAAATTCCAGTATCCATTCTAATTGCATCACAAGGACAAGCTTCAACACAATATCCACAAAAAACACACTCTAGTAAATCAATTTTAAACTCTTTTGGTCTTTTTTCATTGTGTTCATCAAATCTCTCTTCTGCTTCTATAAAAATACATTCAGCAGGGCATGCTGTTGCACACATAAAACAAGCAACACATTTTTCACTTCCATCATCAAATTTTGTAAGTCTATGAACACCTCTATATCTTTCATTCAAATCAGTTGGTTGAACTTCTGGATATTGCATAGTTTTTAAATTATCAATATCACTTAAATTTTTTATGAAATGTTTAAAAGTTGTTTTCATTCCTCCTGCAATTGCAGGTAAATATAACTTATCTTTAAATGATTTTCCATATCTTGGTACTACTTTTATTGCCATTTTATTTTCCTACTACAACTATAATCGCAGTAACTACGATATTTAAAAGAGCTAATGGAATTAAAACTTTCCAACCCAACATTTGTAATTGATCATATCTAAATCTTAAAACAGTCCATCTAACCCAAATATAAACAAATGCCATCATAAAAAATTTAATTAAAAAAGTTCCTACTTGAATTACTGCAGTTGTAATATTTACACCATTTGTCCCAAGTCCTGTAAGTAAAAATGAGATTAAAAGAGCAACTACAACAAAACAAATTGACCAAAATGCAATAGTTAAAATTTTTGTCTCTTTTTCTCTACTTTTATTTTCACCAATTGCTTTATTATTTTTTTTCATCCATCTTGTAAAAAAGAAAATTTTTAATGGAAGTATTATAATAATTGCTAAAATAACATAATTTATATTACTTTGAATTTGGTGAGTATCTAACCAAGGAATTTGATAACCTCCGAAAAATAAAGTCACAATTAAAGCACTTGAAGCACTCATTGCAGCATATTCACCAACTTGAAAAAGACCAAATTTCATTGCACTATATTCTGTATGATAACCTGCAACTAATTCTGATTCACCTTCTGCTAAGTCAAAAGGAGCTCTATTTGTTTCTGCAAATGCACAAACTATAAAGATAATTGCTGCAAGTGGTTGAATAAATATTCCCCACATTGGAATAAAACCAAGATAAGTTCCACTTTGTGCATTTACCATATCTGTTAAATGAATTGAACCATAAGAGATAATCATAGAAATAATAGCAAGTCCCATGGCTGCTTCGTATGAAATAACTTGAGCACTAGCTCTAATTGATCCTAAAAGTCCATATTTGCTCCCAGAAGAGTAACCTCCAAGAATTATTCCATAAACACTAAGTCCAGCAAATGCTATAAACCACATAATTCCTAGTTCATTTGGAATAGCTTGCATAATATTTTCTTTTCCATCTATAACTAAAACATCAGCAAATGGAATAACTGCAAAAGTTAAAAAAGAACATAAAAATACAATTACAGGAGCAACTGTAAAGAAAAATTTATATCTAATATGAGAAGGAGTAAAATCCTCTTTAAAAACAAGTTTTAACATATCTGCAAAACTTTGAATTAATCCTCCAAGTCTAAAAGGTCCAATATTACATCTATTTGGTCCACTTCTATCTTGCATAAATCCTGATACTCTTCTCTCCCACCAAACAAATAAAGGAGTTAATCCAACTGCTAATAATGCAGCTATTACAATATTTACTATAATTATAATTGTGCTACTCATAGAGTTCCTTTTTCAATCATAGATTTAAGATTTTCTATAATTGTTGTTATAGTTTGCATTGGATTATTTTTATTCATTTTTGAAATAACTTTTTGTTTAATTCCATCGCAGTTGATATAAGTTCCAGATTTTTCATAAAATGAAGCAACAGGAACAGCAATGTTTGAATAACCAATTGTAAGACAAAGATGACTGAAAAAAGAGATAACTTTTTTATTTTCTAATAATTTTGTATTGTTTTCAAAAAAATCATTTTCAATTATTACTACTAAAGAAGCACTATTTAAACTATTTTCAAAATACTCTTTTGTTTCATCTATATTTAATTCTTTAAAAGAGGCTCTATTTGAAGTTTTATCTTTTTGTCTTAAATAATCATCTCCAAAATTTTCATCAATTGTGTTTGGTGAATATCCTGATAAATTAATATTTAATTTTGTTGCTAAATTTTTTACATTTAACATCTCTTCATAAGAAAGATTTGCACTTAATACTATTAAAATATTTTTGTTTGTTGTTAATTCTTTAAAAATATTTGCAATAGTTGTATTTATATCTGAGATATTTTTATTAACTAAAGGAGTTTCAAATCTTTTTTCATTCTCTTTTGAATAAGACAGACGTCCTTCATCACACATAAACCAACCATTTATTGCTTTATTAACTCTTGGTCTAAATCTAAAAATTTGGTCATCTTTATATTTTTCTTTTCTATGGTCAACAAAAATATTACAACCTTTTGAACAACCATTACAAATTGAATCAAAAGTTTCTAAAAACCAAACCCTTTGTTTAAATCTAAAATCTTTATTTGTTAAAGCACCAACAGGACATAAATCAATAACATTCATGGCATAAGGATTATTTAATGGTCGTCCTGGAAAAATTCCAATAACTGAGTGGTCTGCCCGACTAATAACACCTAATTCATTTGTTTTTGTAATATCAGAACAGAATCTTACACATCTTGTACAAAGTACACATCTTTCTTGATCCAACATAACATTAGACCCAATATCAACTCTTTTTCTTGCATGATTTTTTGAATCAACATTTATTCTTGATTCATAAAAACCTGATTCCATGTAGTAATCTTGTAGTTTACACTCTCCAGCTTGGTCGCAAGTAGGACAGTCAATTGGATGATTTATAAGTTCAAGTTCAAGAATTTCTCGTCTAACTTTTTCGATATTCTCGCCTTTAGTTCTTACAATCATCCCATCTTTTATAGGAGTATCACAAGCAATTTGGGGTCTTTTTTGACCTTCAATTTCAACCATACACATTCTACAGTTTCCATCTTTTCCTAATGCTTGATGATAACAAAAGTGAGGGATATGAATGCTCTCATCCAGTAACTTATCAATCAACAAGCTACCTTTAGTAGCTTGCATCTGTACACCATTGATTGTAACACTTACTATCTCAGCCATAAACACCCCTTAGACTTAAGTTTTTTTTGTTTTTTAATTACCTGTATATAATTGTCTTGGTCTTGCAATTTTGTGTTTTGGATCTTGTTTTAATTCAGACCATTGTGCTAACCATCCTGGCGTTCTACCAATAACGAAGATTGGAGTAAACATCTCAACAGGAATTTTTAAAGCAGTTAAAATTACACCAGAATAGAAGTCAATATTTGGATATAAACCTCTTTCTTTGAAGTAATCATCACTTAATGCTGCTTCTTCTACAGCTGCTGCAATATCAAGTAATTTAGAGTCTAGTTTTAACTCTTCTCTTAATTTGTCTTGTAATCCTTTTAATGTTTCAGCTCTTGGGTCTCTGTTTTTATAAACTCTGTGTCCGAATCCCATTAATCTAAATGGATCATTTTTATCTTTTGCTTTTGCAATATATGTTGGTACATTTTTAACATCACCAATTAATTTTAATTGATCCATAACTTTTTCATTAGCACCACCATGAGCAGATCCCCAAAGTGCAGAAATACCAGAAGCAATAGCAACATAAGGGTGAGCTTCAGTTGAACCAACGTTTCTTACAGTTGTTGTAGAAGCATTTTGTTCGTGATCAGCATGTAAAGTTAAAATAGCATCTAATGCATCGATTTCAACTTGTTTGATTTCATCATTTTTACCATCACCTAAATATTTCATTCTTCCACCTGGATATGCTCTTAACATATATAAGAAGTTTTCAGTGAAATATCTATTTACATCTGGATAAATTAGTGGAGTACCAATTGAATTTCTATAAGCCATAGCAGCAATAACTGGCATTTTAGCTAAGATTCTTCTTCTCATCATTTTAAATTGTTCTTCATCTTCTAAATGTAAGTGATCTTTATAAAATGCTGCAAGTGCCATAGTAGCAGCTCCCATAGTTGCCATTGGGTGAGCACCATCTGGTAATGCATCAAATAATCTAATGATTCCTTCATTTAAGAAAGATCTATGTCTGATTTCTAAATCGAAGTTTTTAGAAGCTTCAGGAGTTGGAAGTTTTCCTCTCATTAATAAATAAGAAACGTCTAAGAAAGAGTGTTTTCCAGCAAGTTCTGAAATATCATATCCTCTATATCTTAATTCTGAGTTTTCACCATCAATAAATGTGATTTTTGATTCACAAGATGCAGTTGAAGTATAACCAGGGTCATAAGTAAACATACCTGAATCTTTATAAAAAGTAGATATATCTACAACGCTTGGTCCTCTTGTACCATCTATAATGTTATATTCATATGATTTACCATTTCTATTGTCTGTCAACGTCATTGTATTTTTTGCCATTATTTCTTTTCTCCTATAAATAAATTAAATTTTAGTTTTTTAAATATGTTTTAAATTCGTCTGGGAATTTTTTAATAATACTTGAAATGATATCTTTTACTGCTGGTGCAAAAACACAAATTGTTTTTCCATTCATAGTATTACAAACATCAAGTATAGTTTTTAAATCTTCGTTTGAAGCATCACCATTTAAGATTTTTCTTAAAATCTTATCTATCCATCCTGTACCCTCTCTACAAGGTGTACATTGACCACAAGACTCATGGTGATAAAATTCTATAATATTTTTTGCTACATCAACCATAGATGTATCTTCATCAATTACTATCATTCCTCCTGTACCTAAAGTTGAACCAATATCCCACATTGATTCATAGTCTAATACGGCCTTTTCTACTTCAGAAGCGGTTAGTATTGGACAAGATGAACCTCCTGGAATAATTGCTTTTAATTTTTTCCCATCTTTCATTCCACCACCAAGAATATTTAGAAAATCTATCATCTTATTTCCATATTCCATTTCATAAACACCTGGATTATTAACAGGTCCTGAAATAGCAAAAAGCATAGTTCCTGGTGATTTTTCTGTACCATATTTTGTATAACCTTGCGCTCCATTTTCTACAATATTTGGAACAGAGGCAATTGTTTCTACATTATTTACAGTTGCTGGATTATCAAAGAACCATTCACACTCTTTACCATGTGGTTTAAGTCTTGGATGTCCACGTTTTCCCTCAAGTGATTCTATAAGTGCAGATTTTTCTCCACAAATATAAGCTCCACCACCTCTGTGAACTGTAATATCAAGTTTAAAATCATATTTGTCCATGATTTTATCACCAATTATTCTATTTTCGTAAGCTTCTTTTATCGCTTCGTTTACTCTATCAATAAAAAATTTGTATTCACCTCTTATATAAATATAAGCATGGTGGGCATTTATTGCATAACAAGTGCAGATAATTCCTTCTATTAAAAGATGTGGGTCATATTGAAAAATTTGTCTATCTTTAAAAGTTCCTGGTTCACTCTCATCCCCATTTACTATTAAATATCTAGGACGTTCATCAACTGGTGGCATAAGTTCCCATTTTGGTCCACAAGGAGCACCACCACCACCTTTTCCTCTAAGTCCAGATTTAGTTACTTCAGCAGTAACTTCATCAGGAGTCATAGTAAAAAGTTTATCAATTGAAGAGTATCTACCATTTTCTAGAGCAACTTCAAGCTTATGTGAATTTGGAATGTCAAAATTTTTACTTACAATTTTAGTTATCATTTTTGCACTCCTTTATAAGTTCATCAACTTTTTCTTTAGTTAATTTTTCGTGATACTCTCCATTTAATGCAAACATAGGTGCACCTCCACAAGCTCCAAGACACTCAACTTCACTTAATGTAAATAAGCCATCTTCACTTGTTTGTCCTGCATCAATACCAATAGTTTCTTTTATATGTTGTTTTAATTCACGGCTTCCACATAACATACAAGAAACAGTTTTACAAAGTTCAATATGATATTTGCCAATTGGTTTTAAATTAAACATTGTATAAAAAGTTGCAACTTCATATACTTGAATAGGAGTTTTTCCTAATTTTTCAGCTACGTAAACCATAGCCTCAGGACTTACCCATCCCTCTTGTTCTTGAACTAGCCAAAGAGCTGGTAACATACAAGAATCAATTTTTGGATATCTACTTACATACTCTTGGAATTTTGCTTCATTCTCAGGTGTGTATTGAAATTTACTCATCTATCAAACTCCCCTGCAATAAAATTCATACTAGCCATCGTAACAACAGCATCAGCAAGCATACCACCTTCAACAATTTTCGAATAAGCTGCTAGTGAATAAAAACATGGTGGTCTACATTTAACTTTATAAGGTCTTCCACTTCCATCACTAACTATAAAAAATCCTAATTCACCATTTGCAGCTTCAGTTGAAGAATAATACTCACCTTTTGGAACTTTAATTCCTTCAAAAGTAAGTTTAAACTGGTTCATTAATCCTTCAATATTTCCATAAACATCTTTTTTTGAAGGAAGTAACACGCCTGGTGCATCAACATTTATAGCACCATCTGGAAGATTTTTCATTGCTTGTTTAATGATTCTAATAGATTGTTTCATCTCTTCAAATCTACACATCATTCGGTCATATACATCCCCATGACTTCCAATTACTACATCAAAATCAAAGTTTTCGTAACCATAATAAGGCAAATCTTTTCTTAAATCGTGTGCAACACCAGCTGCTCTTAAATTTGGTCCAGATATCCCATTTCTTAATGCAAAATCTGCTTTTATAACCCCCACATCTTGAGTTCTATCTAAGAAGATTTTATTATGTGCAATTAATGATAAAGCATCATCAATTGCAATTTCAACATCTTTTAAAACATCAAATAAATCTTCATTAAAGCCATCATACAAATCAAACTCTAATCCACCAATTCTAGTATATGTATTTGTAAGTCTTGCACCAGTTAATTTTGATAATAATTCATAAGCTTTATCTCTTGGAGCAAATAGATACCAAAAGTTTGTAAGTCCACCAAGGTCAACCATATTTGCTGCGTTACAAACTAGATGATCGATGATTCTGCTTAACTCTCCAATTATAACTCTTATCATTTTGGCTCTTGGAGTTATATCAATTCCAAGCATCTCTTCAACAGCTTTTGAATATCCAATATTATTTAAAATAGCACTACAATAGTTCAATCTATCAGTATATGGAATAATTTGAGAATAGGTATGATTTTCACAAGATTTTTCAAAACCTCTGTGTAAATACCCAATCTCAGTAACACAAGCAGTGATAGTTTCACCTTCCATAGCAACAAAATTTCTAATTGTTCCATGTGATGCTGGATGAGAAGGTCCAACATTTAAAAGCATTAAATCTTTTATCTCTTCATCATCATAATCTTTAGATTTAAGTAAAGGTAACATTTCATCCATCAAATCTTCAGTATTAGTACAGATTTGCCCTTTTGTTGTCTCATAATCTTTTCTTAGAGGATGACCAACAAATTGATGATGATTTAAAACCCTTTTTAAGTTAGGATGACCAATAAATTTTATTCCATATTGGTCATAAGTTTCTCTTTCCGCCCAATTTGCTGATTCATATAAATCACAAAGAGAATCGATTTCTAAAGTTTCATCATTTATAAAAGATTTAATAGAAATTTGTTTTTTAAAAGTTTCATCTCTTAATATGTAAACAACTGCAAATCTTGAAGGAGTAATATCTGGAAATTTAGAGTAGTCAATTGCTGTAATATCAAGCAATATTGTATAATTTTCATCATTCTTAAGTTTAGAAATAGTCGATTTTAAATCTTTAGAATCGATTAACATATCACAATTAAACATCTAAAAATCCTTTATAATCTTTTACTCTATCTTTTAAAATCGACTCATCATTTGCTTTTTCTTGAATTCTTAAAATTGCATCAAGAACTGCTTCTGGTCTTGGAGGACAACCTGCAATGTATTCATCAACAGGAATTATTTGATCAATTCCTTGAACAGTTGTATAGTTATCATAAAAACCTCCACTACAAGCACAAGCTCCCATAGAAATAACCCATTTTGGTTCACACATTTGTTCATATATTTTTTTCAAAATCGGTGCTTGTTTGTATGAAATAGTTCCTGCAACTATTAATAAATCTGCTTGTCTTGGAGAAAATCTTACTACTTCTGCTCCAAATCTTGATAAATCATATTTTGAACCAGCAACAGCCATAAATTCGATACCACAACAAGCAGTTCCAAATGCCATTGGCCAAAGTGAATATGATCTTCCCCAGTTTATAGCGTGATCAAGTCTAGTTGTAACTATAGAATCACCTAATTTTG
The genomic region above belongs to Arcobacter ellisii and contains:
- the nuoL gene encoding NADH-quinone oxidoreductase subunit L translates to MNTSLLVWIILAPLLGAIANAFLYFYHIKKQKVSEIYFALIGTITPLISFLITLNLFLQMLEEKVIFKQHIFTWLNVEKLNIEMNFLGDNLSIFMSMFVTFVGWLIHIYAIGYMKNDEGFGKFFAYFNLFLASMLILVLADNPIILFIGWEGVGVCSYLLIKFYYGNKENVLAANKAFIVNRVGDFGFLLGVVTLFFALGQVDLSFGTIEANISNVSNELLVISGFLLFVGAMGKSAQIPLYVWLPDAMAGPTPISALIHAATMVTAGVYMVARFHFLYSGIEEIGLFIAYIGAISALLAAIIATRQTDIKKILAYSTMSQLGYMFIAVGLGFYSTGLFHVFTHAFFKAMLFMGAGGIIIALHHEQNIFKIAKHRANLPIIGFTFLVGVIAISGIPPFSGFFSKDAILAAAFQEGQYLIWAIALFTAFLTAYYMFRMYFIVFVAPNHHNEEYVYTSKTITIPLLILAIGAIGAGFLNLPAIFGGNHFVDTWLSQLNSKHIHMDHTTEYVLMALSIIVAATGIMAAYAKYANFDLSKPEKEIGFIGNKFYIDEIYDSLFVQPTKALSTFIDKIIDDKIIDAFIMSSSTTFINIGKKVAMIQNANVRFYAAFMLVGMTCIFVYLYITLGL
- the nuoK gene encoding NADH-quinone oxidoreductase subunit NuoK, producing MISLTSYAFVSMMLFSIGAIGVISRKNIFVIYMSIEMMLNGINLFLVTFARYHFNLDPQIITVMVISIAAAEAAIFLSVIILLYRSRKSLDTDIFTTLSQGEKS
- a CDS encoding NADH-quinone oxidoreductase subunit J family protein, which codes for MADLIFIALAFFAITGAIAMIVYQSPMYSALGVLVTMMSVAGMFALLNATFLFLVQIIVYAGAIMTLILFILMFLNIKDEDLPKEPNKYKLIALGVAIMIPLNILVLKAISNLPSKDLSISESDFGDIKPVGLELYNNWIISFELISILLLIALVGSVVLAKKRKSKLNSKED
- a CDS encoding NuoI/complex I 23 kDa subunit family protein, yielding MAIKVVPRYGKSFKDKLYLPAIAGGMKTTFKHFIKNLSDIDNLKTMQYPEVQPTDLNERYRGVHRLTKFDDGSEKCVACFMCATACPAECIFIEAEERFDEHNEKRPKEFKIDLLECVFCGYCVEACPCDAIRMDTGIFSFTGSKREDFVLDKKALMANERAKDLE
- a CDS encoding complex I subunit 1/NuoH family protein: MSSTIIIIVNIVIAALLAVGLTPLFVWWERRVSGFMQDRSGPNRCNIGPFRLGGLIQSFADMLKLVFKEDFTPSHIRYKFFFTVAPVIVFLCSFLTFAVIPFADVLVIDGKENIMQAIPNELGIMWFIAFAGLSVYGIILGGYSSGSKYGLLGSIRASAQVISYEAAMGLAIISMIISYGSIHLTDMVNAQSGTYLGFIPMWGIFIQPLAAIIFIVCAFAETNRAPFDLAEGESELVAGYHTEYSAMKFGLFQVGEYAAMSASSALIVTLFFGGYQIPWLDTHQIQSNINYVILAIIIILPLKIFFFTRWMKKNNKAIGENKSREKETKILTIAFWSICFVVVALLISFLLTGLGTNGVNITTAVIQVGTFLIKFFMMAFVYIWVRWTVLRFRYDQLQMLGWKVLIPLALLNIVVTAIIVVVGK
- a CDS encoding 2Fe-2S iron-sulfur cluster-binding protein; amino-acid sequence: MAEIVSVTINGVQMQATKGSLLIDKLLDESIHIPHFCYHQALGKDGNCRMCMVEIEGQKRPQIACDTPIKDGMIVRTKGENIEKVRREILELELINHPIDCPTCDQAGECKLQDYYMESGFYESRINVDSKNHARKRVDIGSNVMLDQERCVLCTRCVRFCSDITKTNELGVISRADHSVIGIFPGRPLNNPYAMNVIDLCPVGALTNKDFRFKQRVWFLETFDSICNGCSKGCNIFVDHRKEKYKDDQIFRFRPRVNKAINGWFMCDEGRLSYSKENEKRFETPLVNKNISDINTTIANIFKELTTNKNILIVLSANLSYEEMLNVKNLATKLNINLSGYSPNTIDENFGDDYLRQKDKTSNRASFKELNIDETKEYFENSLNSASLVVIIENDFFENNTKLLENKKVISFFSHLCLTIGYSNIAVPVASFYEKSGTYINCDGIKQKVISKMNKNNPMQTITTIIENLKSMIEKGTL
- a CDS encoding citrate synthase, encoding MAKNTMTLTDNRNGKSYEYNIIDGTRGPSVVDISTFYKDSGMFTYDPGYTSTASCESKITFIDGENSELRYRGYDISELAGKHSFLDVSYLLMRGKLPTPEASKNFDLEIRHRSFLNEGIIRLFDALPDGAHPMATMGAATMALAAFYKDHLHLEDEEQFKMMRRRILAKMPVIAAMAYRNSIGTPLIYPDVNRYFTENFLYMLRAYPGGRMKYLGDGKNDEIKQVEIDALDAILTLHADHEQNASTTTVRNVGSTEAHPYVAIASGISALWGSAHGGANEKVMDQLKLIGDVKNVPTYIAKAKDKNDPFRLMGFGHRVYKNRDPRAETLKGLQDKLREELKLDSKLLDIAAAVEEAALSDDYFKERGLYPNIDFYSGVILTALKIPVEMFTPIFVIGRTPGWLAQWSELKQDPKHKIARPRQLYTGN
- the nuoF gene encoding NADH-quinone oxidoreductase subunit NuoF — encoded protein: MITKIVSKNFDIPNSHKLEVALENGRYSSIDKLFTMTPDEVTAEVTKSGLRGKGGGGAPCGPKWELMPPVDERPRYLIVNGDESEPGTFKDRQIFQYDPHLLIEGIICTCYAINAHHAYIYIRGEYKFFIDRVNEAIKEAYENRIIGDKIMDKYDFKLDITVHRGGGAYICGEKSALIESLEGKRGHPRLKPHGKECEWFFDNPATVNNVETIASVPNIVENGAQGYTKYGTEKSPGTMLFAISGPVNNPGVYEMEYGNKMIDFLNILGGGMKDGKKLKAIIPGGSSCPILTASEVEKAVLDYESMWDIGSTLGTGGMIVIDEDTSMVDVAKNIIEFYHHESCGQCTPCREGTGWIDKILRKILNGDASNEDLKTILDVCNTMNGKTICVFAPAVKDIISSIIKKFPDEFKTYLKN
- the nuoE gene encoding NADH-quinone oxidoreductase subunit NuoE, with the protein product MSKFQYTPENEAKFQEYVSRYPKIDSCMLPALWLVQEQEGWVSPEAMVYVAEKLGKTPIQVYEVATFYTMFNLKPIGKYHIELCKTVSCMLCGSRELKQHIKETIGIDAGQTSEDGLFTLSEVECLGACGGAPMFALNGEYHEKLTKEKVDELIKECKNDN
- a CDS encoding NADH-quinone oxidoreductase subunit D; its protein translation is MFNCDMLIDSKDLKSTISKLKNDENYTILLDITAIDYSKFPDITPSRFAVVYILRDETFKKQISIKSFINDETLEIDSLCDLYESANWAERETYDQYGIKFIGHPNLKRVLNHHQFVGHPLRKDYETTKGQICTNTEDLMDEMLPLLKSKDYDDEEIKDLMLLNVGPSHPASHGTIRNFVAMEGETITACVTEIGYLHRGFEKSCENHTYSQIIPYTDRLNYCSAILNNIGYSKAVEEMLGIDITPRAKMIRVIIGELSRIIDHLVCNAANMVDLGGLTNFWYLFAPRDKAYELLSKLTGARLTNTYTRIGGLEFDLYDGFNEDLFDVLKDVEIAIDDALSLIAHNKIFLDRTQDVGVIKADFALRNGISGPNLRAAGVAHDLRKDLPYYGYENFDFDVVIGSHGDVYDRMMCRFEEMKQSIRIIKQAMKNLPDGAINVDAPGVLLPSKKDVYGNIEGLMNQFKLTFEGIKVPKGEYYSSTEAANGELGFFIVSDGSGRPYKVKCRPPCFYSLAAYSKIVEGGMLADAVVTMASMNFIAGEFDR